A window from Bosea sp. ANAM02 encodes these proteins:
- a CDS encoding TIM44-like domain-containing protein — MSLISLARRGRAVALVAGALLLVPLVAEARPGGGRSSGSRGSFTNSAPPSTNTTPGGAQTFQRSAPASPSMAGRSAAGAATQAARPSFARNMMMGIGAGLLGAGLFGLLSGSGFFSGLASLAGMLGFLLQIGLIVGLVMLAIRFFRRRSEPQLAGAGAPYTRQGYDAPQPQPAAARMGGFGGGAAAAAAQPQPIELAGDDFNAFERLLGEINTAYSNEDEAGLRQRVTPEMFGYFDEDLSDNARRGVADRVSDVKLLQGDLSQAWREGDQDYATVAMRFSLINALYDRKSGKIVDGSATQTQEVSEYWTFLREHGGAWKLSGIQQAA; from the coding sequence ATGTCTCTGATTTCGCTCGCCCGTCGTGGACGTGCCGTCGCCCTGGTCGCCGGGGCCCTGTTGCTCGTGCCGCTCGTTGCCGAAGCCCGTCCGGGTGGTGGCCGCAGCTCGGGCAGCCGCGGGTCGTTCACCAACAGCGCACCGCCCTCGACCAATACCACCCCGGGTGGCGCCCAGACTTTCCAGCGCTCGGCTCCGGCCTCGCCGTCCATGGCCGGTCGCTCGGCCGCCGGCGCGGCCACTCAGGCCGCGCGCCCATCCTTCGCCCGCAACATGATGATGGGCATCGGCGCCGGCCTGCTCGGCGCGGGCCTGTTCGGCCTGCTCTCGGGTTCAGGTTTCTTCAGCGGCCTGGCCTCGCTCGCCGGCATGCTCGGCTTCCTGCTGCAGATCGGCCTGATCGTCGGGCTCGTCATGCTCGCCATCCGTTTCTTCCGCCGCCGCTCCGAGCCGCAGCTCGCCGGCGCGGGCGCGCCCTATACCCGCCAGGGCTATGACGCGCCGCAGCCGCAGCCTGCGGCGGCCCGCATGGGCGGTTTCGGTGGCGGCGCGGCAGCAGCCGCCGCGCAGCCGCAGCCGATCGAGCTCGCCGGTGATGATTTCAACGCGTTCGAGCGCCTGCTCGGCGAGATCAACACCGCCTATTCGAACGAGGACGAAGCCGGGCTGCGCCAGCGCGTGACGCCGGAGATGTTCGGCTATTTCGACGAGGACTTGAGCGACAACGCCCGCCGCGGCGTCGCCGACCGCGTCTCCGACGTCAAGCTGCTGCAGGGTGACCTGTCGCAGGCCTGGCGCGAAGGCGATCAGGACTACGCGACCGTCGCGATGCGCTTCAGCCTGATCAACGCGCTCTATGACCGCAAGTCGGGCAAGATCGTCGACGGCAGCGCAACGCAGACGCAGGAGGTCAGCGAGTACTGGACCTTCCTGCGCGAGCATGGTGGCGCCTGGAAGCTCTCGGGCATCCAGCAGGCGGCCTGA
- a CDS encoding extensin family protein, with amino-acid sequence MRRAHLALIALGLAGAAGLAGCGKFQKPQRAAWRDQAEAACMASRQVQLSSYVSLRGKAIDGPGTCGMQQPLKVSAFSNGGIGLTSSATLSCPVVATTDKWLAEVVQPAAMNVLGAQVIELRAGSYSCRAMNNGTRTSRTSEHAFGNAVDVFSFRLNDNRVITVKDGWRGSPEEQNFLREVFVGACQHFSTVLGPGADPLHYDHFHIDLARHSKGRHICKPVIKYTPNYNLPPPDPTRPYSMAQTLPRGAAPAGGTMVAGGASLRQSGDGLRPPGAVQGGYPVASYAQDRTQGLDAQRRFLEQYDARQRQGQFQPEPLPSDNRGPLTLPGAVEPSEEEAALGDGGGSGVMDQQDSEEALPINPRNDPFAYSSGRVPPRR; translated from the coding sequence ATGCGACGCGCTCATCTCGCCCTCATCGCACTCGGCCTCGCCGGCGCAGCCGGACTGGCGGGCTGCGGCAAGTTCCAGAAGCCGCAGCGCGCCGCCTGGCGCGACCAGGCGGAAGCGGCCTGCATGGCCTCGCGCCAGGTGCAGCTCTCCTCCTATGTCAGCCTGCGCGGCAAGGCGATCGACGGGCCGGGCACCTGCGGCATGCAGCAGCCGCTCAAGGTCTCCGCCTTTTCGAACGGCGGCATCGGGCTGACCAGCTCGGCCACACTCTCCTGCCCCGTCGTCGCGACCACCGACAAGTGGCTGGCGGAGGTGGTGCAGCCGGCCGCGATGAACGTGCTCGGTGCCCAGGTCATCGAATTGCGGGCCGGCTCCTATTCCTGCCGGGCGATGAACAACGGCACGAGAACGTCGCGGACCTCGGAGCATGCCTTCGGCAATGCCGTCGACGTCTTCTCCTTCCGGCTCAACGACAACCGCGTGATCACGGTGAAGGACGGCTGGCGCGGCTCGCCGGAGGAGCAGAACTTCCTGCGCGAGGTTTTCGTCGGCGCCTGCCAGCACTTCTCGACGGTGCTCGGGCCGGGGGCCGATCCGCTGCATTACGACCATTTCCACATCGATCTCGCCCGGCACTCCAAGGGCCGGCATATCTGCAAGCCGGTCATCAAATATACGCCGAACTACAATCTGCCTCCGCCGGACCCGACGCGGCCGTATTCGATGGCCCAGACGCTGCCGCGCGGCGCGGCGCCGGCGGGCGGCACCATGGTTGCGGGGGGCGCGTCGCTCCGCCAGTCCGGCGACGGGTTGCGGCCGCCCGGCGCGGTCCAGGGGGGCTACCCCGTCGCGAGCTACGCCCAGGACCGGACTCAAGGCCTCGATGCGCAGCGGCGCTTCCTGGAGCAGTATGATGCGCGGCAGCGGCAGGGACAGTTCCAGCCGGAACCCTTGCCCAGCGACAACCGCGGACCGCTGACACTGCCGGGGGCAGTCGAACCGTCGGAGGAAGAAGCCGCCCTCGGCGATGGCGGCGGCTCCGGCGTCATGGACCAGCAGGACTCGGAGGAAGCGTTGCCGATCAATCCCCGGAACGACCCCTTCGCCTACAGCTCCGGGCGCGTCCCGCCCCGGCGTTGA
- the mepA gene encoding penicillin-insensitive murein endopeptidase, translated as MRNLHRIAGLLALLSLLPATAQAQSTADQEARNRAANIAAWPDAARSLFGQKTGPASMQARAIGSYARGCLAGAEALPVDGPSWQVMRLNRNRNWGHPALIDYLEKLARDVPRITGWAGLLVGDISQPRGGPMLTGHASHQIGLDADVWLTPMPRGRLDREQRENMPAVNMARSDWRDVDPRHWTPAHTRLIRTVAAEPKVERIFVNPALKVALCREAGADKSWLEKVRPIWGHNYHFHIRLACPAGMASCQGQEPPNFGDGCGTELSNWVERQHKAIFNPPKPRPGPKPKPKPPMSLDALPPECRQVLVSR; from the coding sequence ATGCGAAACCTCCACCGAATCGCGGGGCTCCTCGCCCTCCTGTCGCTTCTGCCGGCCACGGCCCAGGCCCAGTCGACCGCCGATCAGGAGGCGAGGAACCGCGCCGCCAACATCGCGGCCTGGCCCGATGCCGCCCGTTCGCTCTTCGGCCAGAAGACCGGGCCGGCCAGCATGCAGGCGCGCGCCATCGGCTCCTATGCGCGCGGCTGCCTTGCCGGCGCCGAGGCCCTACCGGTGGACGGGCCGAGCTGGCAGGTCATGCGGCTGAACCGCAATCGCAACTGGGGCCACCCCGCTCTGATCGATTATCTGGAGAAACTCGCCCGCGACGTGCCGCGCATCACCGGCTGGGCTGGCCTGCTGGTCGGCGACATATCGCAGCCGCGCGGCGGGCCGATGCTGACCGGCCATGCCTCGCACCAGATCGGGCTCGATGCCGATGTCTGGCTGACGCCGATGCCGCGCGGCCGGCTCGATCGCGAGCAGCGCGAGAACATGCCGGCGGTCAACATGGCGCGTTCCGATTGGCGCGACGTCGATCCGCGCCACTGGACCCCGGCCCATACCCGCCTGATCCGCACCGTCGCGGCCGAGCCCAAGGTCGAGCGCATCTTCGTCAACCCGGCGCTGAAGGTCGCGCTCTGCCGCGAGGCCGGGGCCGACAAGAGCTGGCTGGAGAAGGTTAGGCCGATCTGGGGCCACAATTATCATTTCCATATCCGGCTGGCCTGCCCGGCCGGCATGGCGAGCTGCCAGGGCCAGGAGCCGCCGAATTTCGGCGATGGTTGCGGGACGGAACTCAGCAACTGGGTCGAGCGCCAGCACAAGGCGATCTTCAATCCGCCGAAGCCGCGGCCGGGGCCGAAACCCAAGCCGAAGCCGCCGATGTCGCTCGATGCCCTGCCGCCGGAATGCCGGCAGGTGCTGGTTTCGCGCTGA
- a CDS encoding DUF3309 family protein produces MSTVLIIVLLIVLLGGGGYYGHRSYGTAGLGGVLGLVLTIVLILWLLGALGGARVA; encoded by the coding sequence ATGTCCACAGTCCTCATCATCGTGCTGCTCATCGTGCTCCTCGGCGGCGGCGGATATTACGGCCATCGCAGCTATGGAACGGCGGGGCTCGGCGGCGTGCTCGGCCTCGTGCTCACGATCGTGCTGATCCTGTGGCTGCTCGGTGCCCTCGGCGGGGCACGGGTCGCCTGA